One Lactobacillus sp. CBA3606 DNA segment encodes these proteins:
- the metE gene encoding 5-methyltetrahydropteroyltriglutamate--homocysteine S-methyltransferase — MTVISSNLGYPRLGEHREWKHLLEHFWQQRLTAPEFHATAKKLRLINLKKQQALGVTYIPVADNSDYDHVLDTMTAFGAIPKRFGSFNHRLNLTDYYAIARGTATVVAAEMTKWFNINYHYIVPEFDDVQFKLLDNRWLRYYQEAKTELGIDGKPVILGPVSFLKLGKRHGQYLDAAAITALLPQLLPLYTQVCQELVAAGAHWIQLDEPTLVQTTTVAELAPYQTALTALHQAVPTLNIELQTYFDSLDLYDQVVQLPVQAIGLDLVHDHGENLAHLKTAGFPSDKILAAGIIDGHNVWASDLHQKFDLVQTLQSLVPTDHLWLQPANSLLHVPITTANESQADPVLRHGLAFADQKLQELTTLTTAANHGIQAVQTAFDQNQAALHALNASSHRNNQTVRTAEAQLSQQTFERQAPFAVRRRLQQAKLKLPLLPTTTIGSFPQSPKVREKRAAWRHGELSETDYQTFLKAEIKRWIQLQTDLGLDVLVHGEFERTDMVEYFGQQLTGFYATQNGWVQSYGSRAVRPPIIFGDVAYTKPITVATAVYAQSLTNKPVKGMLTAPLTMINWSFVRDDLPKAQVQNQIALALRQEVQNLEKAGIKLIQVDEPALREGLPLKHRHWQAYLQEAVYSFKITTTGVANETQIHTHMCYSNFADIIETIKALDADVISIETSRSHGELISAFEQTGYDQAIGLGVYDIHSPRVPSVAEIETNIQRALRVIDVHQFWINPDCGLKTRQAPETVAALKNMVAARNAIRAALPASVQ; from the coding sequence ATGACAGTAATTAGTAGTAATTTGGGGTATCCCCGCTTAGGTGAACATCGAGAATGGAAGCATTTATTGGAACATTTCTGGCAACAACGGTTAACTGCGCCAGAATTTCACGCCACTGCTAAAAAATTACGCTTAATCAATTTAAAGAAACAACAAGCCTTGGGTGTGACTTACATTCCTGTGGCTGATAACTCAGACTATGACCACGTTTTAGATACAATGACCGCCTTTGGGGCGATTCCCAAACGGTTTGGCTCATTCAATCACCGGTTAAACTTGACCGATTATTATGCGATTGCTCGCGGTACAGCTACCGTCGTCGCCGCTGAAATGACAAAATGGTTCAACATCAACTACCATTACATCGTGCCAGAATTCGATGACGTTCAATTTAAATTACTCGACAATCGCTGGTTACGCTACTACCAAGAAGCTAAAACCGAACTTGGTATTGATGGTAAACCGGTAATTTTAGGCCCAGTTTCATTCTTAAAACTGGGCAAACGCCACGGCCAATATCTGGATGCCGCCGCAATCACGGCCTTGTTACCGCAACTATTACCGTTATACACGCAAGTCTGTCAAGAATTAGTCGCTGCCGGCGCCCACTGGATACAACTAGATGAACCAACATTAGTCCAAACAACGACGGTAGCTGAACTGGCCCCCTATCAAACAGCCTTAACTGCCTTACATCAGGCCGTACCAACGTTAAATATTGAACTACAGACTTACTTTGACAGCTTAGATTTGTATGATCAAGTGGTCCAACTGCCGGTCCAAGCAATCGGGTTAGACCTTGTGCACGACCACGGTGAAAATCTCGCGCACCTAAAAACTGCGGGTTTCCCTAGCGATAAAATTTTAGCTGCGGGCATTATTGACGGTCACAACGTTTGGGCCAGTGATTTGCACCAAAAATTCGACTTAGTCCAGACCTTACAATCCTTAGTGCCAACAGATCACTTGTGGTTACAACCAGCCAATTCATTACTTCACGTCCCCATCACTACCGCTAATGAATCACAAGCTGATCCCGTCTTACGGCATGGCTTAGCGTTTGCTGACCAGAAGCTACAAGAATTGACCACGTTAACGACAGCCGCTAATCACGGTATTCAAGCCGTCCAAACCGCCTTTGATCAAAATCAAGCCGCCTTGCACGCCCTGAATGCTTCCAGCCATCGCAATAATCAGACGGTCCGTACAGCTGAAGCACAGCTATCGCAACAAACCTTTGAACGCCAGGCTCCCTTTGCGGTTCGGCGACGTTTACAACAGGCCAAGCTCAAGCTTCCCTTACTACCGACTACAACGATTGGTAGCTTTCCACAAAGTCCTAAAGTCCGTGAAAAGCGAGCTGCTTGGCGTCATGGCGAGCTTAGTGAAACTGACTACCAAACCTTTCTAAAAGCTGAAATTAAGCGCTGGATTCAATTACAGACCGATCTGGGCTTAGATGTTTTGGTCCATGGTGAATTTGAACGAACGGATATGGTTGAATATTTTGGCCAACAATTAACCGGGTTTTACGCAACGCAAAATGGCTGGGTCCAATCCTATGGTTCGCGGGCAGTGCGGCCACCAATTATCTTTGGCGATGTTGCTTACACGAAGCCCATCACGGTTGCGACCGCGGTGTATGCGCAAAGCCTCACGAATAAACCAGTGAAGGGCATGTTGACAGCTCCCTTGACGATGATTAATTGGAGCTTTGTCCGTGATGACTTACCGAAAGCGCAAGTTCAAAATCAGATTGCTTTAGCTTTACGTCAAGAAGTTCAAAATCTAGAAAAAGCCGGTATTAAATTGATTCAGGTCGATGAACCAGCTCTCCGCGAAGGCCTACCGCTCAAACACCGCCACTGGCAAGCCTATCTGCAAGAAGCCGTTTATTCATTTAAAATTACGACAACGGGCGTTGCCAATGAGACGCAAATTCATACCCATATGTGCTATTCCAATTTTGCAGATATTATTGAAACGATCAAAGCACTCGATGCTGACGTCATTTCAATTGAAACCTCTCGTAGTCACGGCGAATTGATTAGTGCCTTTGAACAGACTGGTTATGACCAAGCAATCGGGTTAGGCGTCTACGACATCCATAGTCCGCGAGTTCCCAGTGTGGCCGAAATTGAAACCAATATTCAACGGGCATTACGGGTGATTGATGTGCATCAATTTTGGATTAATCCCGATTGTGGCCTTAAAACTCGACAAGCACCTGAAACAGTCGCAGCTTTGAAGAACATGGTGGCGGCTCGCAATGCGATTCGAGCAGCCCTACCGGCGTCAGTGCAGTAA